A single region of the Vagococcus teuberi genome encodes:
- a CDS encoding DUF998 domain-containing protein, producing MSNKKYEIEVPASLLDSIKGADDVIQIRRESNKIIIEKPTNYKNNESLSLRYFIYPSIVMTAIFFLSVMTRKMSQVPLTGNFSIASHLIYLGLISGMCSFTYFFIKGKKNPKNKSTQDIYWRNVPTIIFSFTVTLALLLSAFFWMISKLFVGASFDVLTAGAVFFFFSCVINYYMIYSANIFTSSMIVSLLISVIMGGVFFAMLTNSQSKWWQYNFSYLGTHDVVRSWPFNLTLILASLLMIALVDYLFVSLNNHGYKGKGITTLRILMTLLSISLGGVGFFPNNKGMWHEMHNRAANLMVLIIIILIIGIKWLLPKVTKEFLIVSYAIAICLVLSNFLFETIGYLSLTVFEIIAFGLAFSWILLLLQQINRLTSYDDDVILINLKDITQKEVEK from the coding sequence ATGTCCAACAAAAAATATGAAATTGAAGTACCTGCCTCTTTACTCGATTCTATAAAGGGAGCAGATGATGTAATTCAAATTAGACGCGAATCGAATAAAATAATTATTGAAAAACCAACTAACTATAAGAATAACGAATCTTTGTCATTACGGTACTTTATTTACCCGTCGATTGTTATGACAGCCATTTTTTTCTTATCCGTTATGACGAGAAAAATGTCACAAGTTCCACTTACAGGCAATTTTTCGATAGCCAGTCACTTGATTTATCTTGGATTGATTAGTGGCATGTGCTCATTTACTTATTTTTTCATAAAAGGCAAAAAAAATCCTAAAAATAAATCAACACAAGATATTTACTGGCGTAATGTACCGACCATTATCTTTTCCTTTACCGTCACACTTGCGTTATTATTATCAGCGTTCTTTTGGATGATTAGTAAGTTGTTTGTCGGGGCAAGTTTTGATGTGTTAACAGCAGGTGCCGTGTTTTTCTTTTTTTCCTGTGTGATTAACTATTACATGATTTATTCAGCTAATATTTTTACTTCATCAATGATTGTCTCCCTACTTATCTCTGTTATTATGGGTGGTGTATTCTTTGCAATGCTAACTAACAGTCAGAGTAAGTGGTGGCAATACAATTTTAGCTATCTTGGAACACATGATGTCGTCCGTAGTTGGCCGTTTAACCTAACGCTAATACTCGCTTCACTTCTCATGATTGCTTTAGTCGATTATTTGTTTGTTAGCCTCAACAATCATGGCTACAAAGGAAAAGGTATCACAACTTTACGTATTCTAATGACGCTTCTATCGATTTCGCTTGGTGGAGTTGGGTTCTTCCCTAACAATAAAGGTATGTGGCACGAGATGCACAATAGAGCCGCTAACTTGATGGTCCTAATTATTATTATTTTGATTATTGGGATTAAATGGTTGCTGCCAAAAGTAACCAAAGAGTTTTTAATTGTTTCCTATGCAATAGCAATTTGTTTAGTTCTCTCAAATTTTTTATTTGAGACAATTGGTTATCTATCACTCACCGTATTTGAGATTATTGCGTTTGGTTTAGCGTTTAGTTGGATACTTTTACTACTACAACAAATCAATCGTCTAACGTCCTACGATGATGATGTTATTTTGATTAATTTAAAAGATATAACACAAAAAGAAGTGGAGAAATAA
- a CDS encoding bifunctional aspartate transaminase/aspartate 4-decarboxylase, translated as MINKTDEKKIEKIGAFEISEKMVELAKENTKGNPYLNAGRGNPNWINRKARLAFSRLLEFGIEESERTISDGDLVGYTELDGISNRFISFLNPNNNETDAFLMTCLDYLKNDLSLTLDEVVKEFVDGVLGNLYPSPNRVLNNTEVILNHYLQSVLYNGVDLANDTTLFPTEGGSAAIVYTFQSLRENKLIRPGDKIAINTPIFTPYLQIPVLNDYELVEVDLSSKEENNWEIDADTIQKLNDPELKAFFLVNPSNPGSKALNDTSLAEIKKAVENNPDLMIITDDVYGTFVDDFQTVYSVCPFNTLLVYSYSKLFGATGWRLGVIALNKENVFDKLIANLSDEEHDQLNKRYNLVVMDTQEMSFINRMVADSRSIGLYHIAGLSTPSQIMEALFSLTHLVVKNEEDSYIEASKKLVNERYENLHAALNYQKDESEKNAKYYSMINIYHLAEERYGTDFKNYLMEHYEQIDFLVNLAQKNGIVLMDGVGFGADPGDLRVSEANLPTKDYQQIGLQILDLLNDYYQTFKKNQ; from the coding sequence ATGATAAACAAAACAGACGAAAAGAAAATAGAAAAAATTGGTGCGTTTGAAATTAGTGAAAAAATGGTAGAACTCGCAAAAGAAAATACTAAAGGCAATCCTTATTTAAATGCAGGACGAGGAAACCCAAATTGGATAAATAGAAAAGCACGTTTAGCCTTTTCTAGACTGTTAGAATTCGGGATAGAAGAATCAGAAAGAACGATTTCTGATGGCGATCTAGTTGGTTACACCGAGCTTGATGGTATTTCTAATCGTTTTATCTCTTTCTTAAATCCTAATAATAACGAAACCGATGCCTTTTTGATGACGTGTTTAGACTATCTGAAGAATGATTTATCATTAACCCTTGATGAGGTAGTGAAAGAATTTGTAGATGGTGTACTTGGCAATCTCTATCCTTCGCCAAATCGCGTTTTAAACAATACAGAAGTTATTTTAAATCACTATCTACAAAGTGTTTTGTACAATGGGGTTGATTTAGCTAATGATACAACTCTTTTTCCAACTGAAGGAGGAAGTGCCGCGATTGTTTACACATTTCAATCATTAAGAGAAAATAAATTAATTCGTCCTGGAGATAAAATTGCGATTAACACACCCATTTTTACGCCGTATCTTCAAATCCCTGTTTTAAATGACTATGAACTAGTAGAAGTGGATTTATCTTCAAAAGAAGAGAATAACTGGGAAATAGATGCCGACACGATCCAAAAGTTAAATGATCCTGAATTAAAAGCATTCTTCTTAGTCAATCCAAGTAATCCAGGTTCCAAAGCACTAAATGATACCAGTTTAGCAGAGATTAAAAAAGCAGTTGAGAATAATCCAGACTTGATGATTATTACAGATGATGTGTATGGTACTTTTGTAGATGACTTTCAAACGGTGTATTCTGTTTGCCCGTTTAACACATTGCTGGTTTACTCTTATTCTAAACTATTTGGGGCAACTGGGTGGAGATTAGGTGTGATTGCATTAAACAAAGAAAACGTATTTGATAAACTAATTGCTAATTTATCTGATGAAGAACACGACCAACTAAATAAACGCTATAATTTAGTAGTGATGGATACTCAAGAAATGAGTTTTATCAATCGCATGGTGGCTGATAGTCGTTCAATCGGGCTATATCATATTGCTGGTTTGTCTACACCATCTCAAATAATGGAAGCCTTATTTAGTTTAACTCATTTGGTTGTGAAAAATGAGGAAGATTCATATATAGAAGCATCAAAAAAACTCGTGAATGAACGCTATGAAAACCTTCATGCTGCACTAAACTATCAAAAAGATGAGAGCGAAAAAAATGCGAAGTATTATTCAATGATTAACATCTATCACTTAGCTGAGGAAAGATATGGCACAGATTTTAAAAACTATTTGATGGAACACTATGAACAAATTGATTTCCTTGTCAATCTCGCTCAAAAAAATGGGATTGTATTGATGGATGGGGTTGGATTTGGTGCTGATCCTGGTGATTTGAGAGTATCTGAAGCCAACTTACCAACAAAAGATTACCAACAAATTGGTCTACAAATACTTGATTTGTTGAATGACTATTATCAAACATTTAAAAAAAATCAATAA
- a CDS encoding UDP-N-acetylmuramoyl-L-alanyl-D-glutamate--L-lysine ligase — protein sequence MTISLQQIEQLLKENKLLKEFTHENSWHYDLPIENKTLTHLSYDSRNVTSETLFFCKGASFKEEYLMSALTEGLQIYVSEIPFDVDAHLGIIVTDIRKAMAILSMAFYDYPQSKLKLVAFTGTKGKTTSAYFLKYMLDEYNNQKTAMFSTMNSTLDGKTYFKSHLTTPESLDLYRMMNEAVTNGMTHLVMEVSSQAYKLNRVYQLTFDIGIFLNISPDHISPIEHPTFDDYYYCKRQLIHHSKQFIVNLDTRNVQLILEEAQNSQIPTVTYSATNKQANYHWEKGSTSTSFEVKSNQDSLNLCATYELGLMGDFNKDNALASIIAARLLDVPIETCQKGLKKATVPGRMEQLIQKNGSKVYIDYAHNKVSLTNLLSFAKQEHHDGRIITVIGSTGDKAISRRKDFGEVLNDYTDVAILTSDDPGNEHPHDIAKEISRYIVNDSVEQHIELDRETAIKKALSMATSQDTVIIAGKGRDLYQKIAGEDVAYAGDFTIAERTINE from the coding sequence TTGACAATATCATTGCAACAGATTGAACAATTATTAAAAGAAAATAAATTATTAAAAGAATTTACACATGAAAACAGCTGGCATTATGATTTGCCTATAGAAAATAAAACATTAACCCATTTATCCTATGACTCACGAAACGTGACAAGTGAGACGTTATTTTTTTGTAAAGGGGCAAGCTTTAAAGAAGAATACCTTATGTCTGCTTTAACTGAAGGATTGCAGATATATGTATCCGAAATACCATTTGACGTTGACGCACATTTAGGAATTATTGTAACCGATATTCGTAAAGCAATGGCCATTTTAAGTATGGCATTCTATGATTACCCACAAAGTAAACTCAAACTTGTCGCCTTCACCGGAACAAAAGGTAAAACAACGTCTGCTTACTTTTTAAAATACATGTTAGATGAATACAATAATCAAAAGACAGCCATGTTTTCTACGATGAACTCAACATTAGACGGTAAAACGTATTTCAAATCCCACTTAACGACTCCTGAGTCATTAGATTTGTATCGTATGATGAATGAAGCAGTGACTAACGGTATGACACACTTAGTAATGGAAGTCTCATCTCAAGCATATAAATTGAATAGAGTGTACCAACTTACGTTTGATATTGGGATTTTTCTAAATATTTCACCTGATCATATTAGTCCAATCGAACACCCAACATTTGACGATTATTACTATTGTAAACGTCAGTTGATTCATCATTCAAAACAATTTATCGTGAATTTAGATACGAGAAATGTCCAACTAATTTTGGAAGAAGCACAGAATAGTCAAATTCCAACAGTGACGTACAGTGCTACTAATAAGCAAGCTAATTATCATTGGGAAAAAGGTAGTACATCAACAAGTTTTGAGGTAAAAAGTAATCAAGATTCATTGAACCTGTGTGCTACTTATGAACTTGGTTTAATGGGAGATTTCAATAAAGACAATGCTTTGGCAAGTATTATAGCTGCAAGATTATTAGATGTTCCAATTGAAACGTGCCAAAAAGGACTAAAAAAAGCGACGGTACCTGGAAGAATGGAACAATTAATACAGAAAAATGGATCAAAAGTCTATATTGACTATGCTCATAATAAGGTGAGCTTAACTAATTTACTTAGCTTTGCAAAACAAGAGCATCACGATGGACGAATTATTACGGTGATAGGGAGTACGGGAGATAAGGCTATTTCACGAAGAAAGGACTTTGGCGAAGTGTTAAATGATTACACTGATGTTGCCATTTTAACGTCTGATGACCCGGGAAATGAACACCCACATGACATTGCAAAAGAAATTAGTCGCTATATTGTAAACGACTCAGTTGAGCAACACATCGAACTTGACCGTGAAACAGCTATAAAAAAAGCCCTAAGTATGGCGACAAGTCAAGATACTGTTATTATCGCAGGTAAAGGTAGAGATCTTTATCAAAAAATTGCAGGAGAAGATGTTGCTTATGCGGGAGATTTCACCATTGCAGAACGTACAATAAACGAATAA
- a CDS encoding 3'-5' exonuclease: MNFIAFDFETANFQKHSACSIALVMVKNDEIVGSYYSLIQPETNFHWKNIQVHGIHPEDVMNAPKFPEVWERIKPYFKENRLIVAHNASFDCAILKGCLDYYGLEQPHYLSLCTVRTSRKLFPEFDNHKLNTVSDKLGITLDNHHNALDDSLACAEILLYQAKHFGVEPLKKLVKVI; this comes from the coding sequence ATGAATTTTATTGCGTTTGACTTTGAAACAGCGAATTTTCAAAAACATAGTGCCTGCTCCATTGCTCTTGTTATGGTGAAAAATGATGAAATCGTAGGGAGTTATTACTCGCTTATTCAACCTGAGACAAATTTTCATTGGAAGAACATTCAAGTACATGGCATCCATCCTGAAGATGTGATGAATGCACCAAAATTTCCAGAAGTTTGGGAGCGGATTAAGCCATATTTTAAAGAAAATCGTTTGATTGTGGCACATAATGCTAGTTTTGATTGTGCTATTTTAAAAGGTTGTCTTGATTATTACGGATTGGAGCAACCTCATTATTTGTCATTATGTACGGTAAGAACAAGTCGAAAACTTTTTCCAGAATTTGACAATCATAAATTAAATACTGTCAGTGACAAATTAGGTATTACGTTAGATAACCATCATAATGCTTTGGATGATAGTTTAGCTTGTGCCGAGATTTTACTTTATCAAGCCAAACATTTCGGCGTAGAACCACTAAAAAAGTTAGTTAAAGTCATCTAA
- a CDS encoding ABC transporter ATP-binding protein, with protein sequence MTKALEIKNGVKTISSGRHIMDNLNFSVSPRDFVTILGGNGAGKSTLFNAISGQLTLTSGSVLLNEEDVTTKSEEYRAKYIARVFQDPKLGTAPRMTVAENLLLAELRGKKRGLKKRQLNQQKEFFFEQCQKIGNGLENHLDTPTGNLSGGQRQALSLLMATIQKPDLLLLDEHTAALDPKTSKQLMALTEKTIEENELTCLMITHRMEDALNFGNRLIVLDSGQIKKDFNKEEKSQLDLPDLLTFFNL encoded by the coding sequence ATGACTAAAGCACTTGAAATAAAAAATGGCGTCAAAACGATTTCTAGTGGACGACATATTATGGACAATCTTAATTTTAGCGTGTCTCCTAGAGATTTTGTTACGATTTTAGGTGGAAATGGCGCAGGAAAATCGACTTTGTTTAATGCAATATCAGGACAATTGACGTTAACAAGTGGAAGTGTTCTGCTAAATGAAGAAGACGTGACAACGAAAAGTGAAGAATACCGAGCGAAATATATCGCACGTGTTTTTCAAGACCCAAAACTTGGCACAGCACCAAGAATGACGGTTGCTGAAAATCTATTATTAGCAGAATTACGTGGCAAGAAGAGAGGGTTAAAAAAGAGACAGCTTAATCAACAAAAAGAGTTTTTCTTTGAGCAATGCCAAAAAATTGGTAATGGACTAGAAAATCATCTCGACACCCCAACTGGTAACCTATCAGGAGGACAAAGACAGGCATTGAGTTTACTTATGGCAACGATTCAAAAGCCTGACTTGTTACTACTGGATGAACATACTGCTGCACTTGATCCTAAAACGAGTAAACAACTAATGGCATTAACCGAGAAAACGATTGAAGAAAATGAATTAACTTGTTTAATGATTACCCATCGTATGGAGGACGCGTTGAACTTTGGAAATCGACTTATCGTCCTTGATTCTGGTCAAATAAAAAAAGACTTTAATAAAGAAGAAAAAAGTCAACTTGATTTACCGGATTTATTAACGTTCTTTAATCTATGA
- a CDS encoding ABC transporter permease — protein sequence MIVSTIGQGILWSVLGLGIYLTYRILDFPDLTTEGSFPLGGAICVTAITNGVSPIVATLLGMIGGMLAGLTTGLLYTKGKIPVILSGILVMSALNSVMLFVMKSPNLSLLNQPKLFSLLSFANLPANFDVVLIGLIIIAIVIACLLGFLNTDLGQAYIATGDNEVMAKSLGIHTDKMKILGLVVSNGLIGLSGALIAQSDGYADINKGIGVIVIGLASIILGELLFGELTMIERFIAIVVGSIIYQLLILAVIKLSFDTTYLKFYSSVILGICLIIPELSRKFGNKKGGATND from the coding sequence ATGATTGTATCAACTATAGGACAAGGCATATTATGGTCAGTATTAGGATTAGGCATTTATTTAACTTATCGAATTTTAGACTTTCCGGATTTAACAACAGAAGGAAGTTTTCCTCTAGGTGGGGCAATTTGTGTGACTGCCATTACGAATGGTGTGTCACCAATTGTCGCAACACTTTTAGGAATGATTGGTGGCATGTTAGCTGGACTTACGACAGGGTTACTTTATACAAAAGGAAAAATTCCAGTGATTTTATCGGGAATACTAGTCATGAGTGCATTGAACTCTGTGATGTTGTTTGTTATGAAATCACCTAATCTATCTTTACTAAATCAACCAAAACTGTTTTCTCTATTAAGTTTTGCTAATTTACCTGCAAACTTTGATGTGGTTTTAATCGGTCTGATTATTATTGCGATTGTCATTGCCTGTTTACTTGGTTTCTTGAATACTGACTTAGGACAAGCATATATCGCCACAGGAGATAATGAAGTGATGGCAAAGTCCCTTGGTATTCACACCGATAAAATGAAAATTTTAGGTTTAGTCGTGTCTAATGGACTGATTGGTCTATCCGGTGCTCTGATTGCACAAAGTGATGGCTATGCTGATATTAATAAAGGGATTGGTGTGATTGTCATAGGATTAGCATCAATTATTTTAGGAGAATTACTATTTGGTGAATTGACCATGATAGAGCGTTTCATCGCAATTGTTGTTGGGAGTATCATTTATCAGTTACTCATACTAGCTGTTATCAAACTAAGTTTTGATACCACATACTTGAAATTCTATTCTTCTGTGATTCTTGGAATTTGTTTAATCATTCCAGAGTTAAGTCGAAAATTTGGTAATAAAAAAGGAGGGGCGACAAATGACTAA
- the trpX gene encoding tryptophan ABC transporter substrate-binding protein: MTNKRLKYAVAIISGILFISFITGFDKSKTGLTKQPQKVPTIGVLQFVSHPSLDLIYKGFVEELEREGYKDKETIHIDFQNGQADQSKLSSMSQQLISKKPDALVGIATPAAQALANQTTDIPIILGAISDPKAAGLVKDNNHPGGNITGVSDQSPVEAQVKLMKELLPTLKTIGVIYSSAEDNSQSQVDRFKTVAQKEGLTVKTYAVPSTNEISQMTHVMTGEVDAIYTPTDNTIANGFQTIVSIADEANIPIFPSVDTMVEEGGIATIGINQYDLGVQTAKMVVDVITKKKSPSDTPIYTFQTGDLVINEEKAQKLGITIPKTIKEEAKK; encoded by the coding sequence ATGACAAACAAACGATTAAAGTATGCAGTAGCAATCATTTCAGGAATACTATTCATCTCTTTTATAACAGGGTTTGATAAAAGTAAAACAGGATTAACGAAACAACCTCAAAAAGTACCAACTATTGGTGTATTACAATTTGTCAGCCACCCATCTCTTGATTTGATATATAAAGGATTTGTCGAAGAATTAGAAAGAGAAGGGTATAAAGATAAGGAAACAATCCATATTGATTTTCAAAATGGACAAGCAGATCAAAGTAAACTCTCTAGTATGAGCCAACAATTAATTAGTAAAAAGCCCGATGCTCTTGTTGGCATTGCTACTCCTGCAGCACAAGCATTAGCAAACCAAACAACAGATATTCCAATCATTCTGGGAGCCATTAGTGATCCCAAAGCTGCTGGATTAGTGAAAGATAATAATCATCCTGGAGGAAATATCACTGGAGTCAGTGATCAGTCGCCAGTTGAAGCTCAAGTTAAATTGATGAAAGAATTATTGCCAACACTGAAAACTATTGGGGTGATTTACTCATCAGCAGAAGATAATTCACAATCGCAAGTGGATCGTTTTAAAACAGTCGCCCAAAAAGAGGGACTTACGGTTAAAACGTATGCTGTTCCTTCGACAAATGAAATCTCTCAAATGACTCACGTTATGACAGGAGAAGTAGATGCCATCTACACACCAACTGACAATACCATTGCAAATGGCTTCCAAACAATTGTCTCTATAGCAGATGAAGCAAATATTCCAATATTTCCATCGGTCGATACGATGGTTGAAGAAGGAGGTATTGCCACAATCGGCATCAATCAATACGATTTAGGTGTTCAGACAGCCAAAATGGTGGTAGACGTTATTACTAAGAAAAAATCTCCAAGTGATACACCGATATATACATTTCAAACAGGAGATTTGGTAATCAATGAAGAAAAAGCACAGAAATTGGGTATCACCATACCTAAGACAATAAAAGAGGAGGCAAAAAAATGA
- a CDS encoding cell division site-positioning protein MapZ family protein, with protein MTSNEKKCPNCGHIFKPGETYCPNCDLFVPFDEQKNLSNDTITNSNEPASYKNDTPSEPSPSIPTFKHRNRTSVEETPATEEEIVEKQSEMEEATEKPIIEEHSEIETISPVEVETFEEIDEPVEEQPQTRVTDSSTPPSNESPKKNNKSKILVGIIVLLIVFGGGYVYNSQKKQNELETTLKLTTSAEDAIQNLYMKNQGEVFLKKGISQSDITSAEDKVKELKGTEQYDKLNERMQQVVKTFTRLTAINEAFKKPVIEGNQLINDAYVKDDTKLTLEAIDPEENGFDKLYNEAIKDATEQKAAIKTFKTTLEKLYRDDKVVSEPSKQVYNDAVKQLADIKDPELKAEFQKILDDVSKVIDEQEKKAEAARKEEEEKQAAAEKNTQQSQNNNNTNTAQNGSSFTPSTNGGRWGTRQDATIDLSDPAWAWNPGVQEKVISEVIKRGYVVDGGYTLVPKFIENGVGFYDLYATKNSKLFPNSKPEEFPIYVVTINDKTGWFKGNGPN; from the coding sequence TTGACCAGTAATGAAAAAAAATGTCCAAATTGTGGTCATATCTTTAAACCAGGAGAAACTTATTGTCCAAACTGTGATTTGTTTGTTCCATTTGATGAGCAAAAAAATCTATCAAATGATACAATTACTAATTCAAACGAACCAGCTAGCTATAAAAATGACACACCTTCTGAGCCAAGTCCTTCTATTCCAACCTTTAAGCATCGTAACCGTACTAGTGTAGAAGAGACACCTGCGACTGAAGAAGAAATAGTTGAAAAGCAAAGTGAAATGGAAGAGGCAACTGAAAAGCCAATCATTGAGGAGCATAGCGAAATAGAAACTATTTCCCCTGTAGAAGTCGAAACTTTCGAGGAAATTGATGAGCCTGTTGAAGAACAACCACAAACAAGAGTGACTGACTCATCTACTCCACCGAGTAATGAATCACCTAAAAAGAATAACAAAAGTAAAATTTTAGTTGGTATCATTGTTCTATTGATTGTATTTGGTGGTGGCTATGTTTATAACTCACAAAAGAAACAAAATGAATTAGAAACCACATTAAAATTAACAACGAGTGCCGAAGATGCCATTCAGAACTTGTATATGAAAAATCAAGGTGAGGTATTTTTGAAAAAGGGAATTTCTCAATCAGACATCACCTCAGCTGAAGATAAAGTAAAAGAACTAAAAGGCACAGAACAATATGATAAATTAAACGAGCGTATGCAACAGGTAGTTAAAACATTTACTCGTTTAACAGCGATCAATGAAGCATTTAAAAAACCTGTGATTGAAGGCAATCAATTAATCAATGATGCGTATGTCAAAGATGATACTAAATTAACTTTAGAGGCCATTGATCCTGAAGAAAATGGTTTTGACAAACTTTACAATGAAGCCATCAAAGATGCAACAGAGCAAAAAGCAGCGATTAAAACCTTTAAAACAACACTTGAAAAACTCTATCGTGACGATAAAGTTGTGAGTGAACCAAGTAAACAAGTTTATAATGATGCAGTGAAACAACTTGCAGATATTAAAGACCCTGAATTAAAAGCTGAATTCCAAAAAATTCTTGATGATGTAAGTAAAGTCATTGATGAGCAAGAGAAAAAAGCTGAAGCAGCACGTAAAGAGGAAGAAGAAAAACAAGCAGCAGCTGAAAAAAATACACAACAATCACAAAATAATAACAACACCAACACAGCACAGAATGGTAGCTCATTCACTCCTTCTACTAATGGTGGACGTTGGGGTACTAGACAAGACGCTACAATTGACTTATCAGATCCTGCATGGGCATGGAATCCTGGTGTTCAAGAAAAAGTCATTTCAGAAGTCATTAAACGTGGTTATGTTGTAGACGGTGGTTATACACTTGTTCCGAAATTTATCGAAAACGGTGTTGGTTTCTATGATCTTTATGCCACAAAAAATTCGAAACTATTCCCAAATAGTAAACCTGAAGAATTTCCAATTTACGTTGTCACAATTAACGATAAAACAGGTTGGTTTAAAGGAAACGGACCAAATTAA
- a CDS encoding NFACT RNA binding domain-containing protein — protein sequence MSFDGIFTHLMVNELSNTLTNGRLSKVHQPYDNELMLVFRNNSKNHTLLLSANPNYARIQLTNIKYKNPATPPNFCMTLRKYLEGSLLQEIKQTNNDRIISFSFESRNDLGDLESIVLIVELMGRHSNIILLNKDTHKIIDTIKHVGMSQNSYRLLLPGADYITPPLKDTQNPWTVDKEALFKELNSLAELSPQAIQQQFEGFSKDTANELVYRLKHEDTDKVATWTNFFNEMTNQLHPTIGLIKEKERFTPIPYQTFDEELSQFDTLSDMLDAFYEGKAEKDRVKQQAGELIKKVTNDINKLKKKTKILEKQLVDADNAEIYRVKGELLTTFLHEVKRGATSVELPNYYDNDEPIKISLNEALTPNQNAQKYFQRYQKLKNGVAVVKEQLNITKYELLYLESVLAQLDIASPSDVQLIREELIAEKYIKVKNKDKKKQKNKPSKPLQFVSSDGDTIFVGKNNIQNDQLTLKTANKNDIWLHTKDIPGSHVIIKNSNPSDQTLLEAALLAAYYSTYRLSASVPVDYVAVKHVKKPNGAKPGFVIYENQKTLFVTPELSEIKKIKEC from the coding sequence ATGTCATTTGACGGTATTTTCACCCACTTGATGGTAAACGAATTATCAAATACATTAACCAATGGACGTTTGTCAAAGGTCCATCAACCATATGATAATGAATTGATGTTAGTTTTTAGAAACAACTCAAAAAATCACACGCTTTTATTATCTGCTAATCCAAATTATGCTCGTATTCAACTAACGAATATCAAGTATAAAAATCCTGCTACCCCGCCCAACTTCTGTATGACGCTTAGAAAGTATCTTGAGGGAAGTCTTTTACAAGAAATCAAACAAACTAATAATGACCGTATCATTTCGTTTTCTTTTGAAAGTCGCAATGATTTAGGTGACTTAGAAAGTATTGTGTTAATTGTTGAATTAATGGGCCGACATAGTAACATCATTTTATTAAATAAAGACACACACAAAATCATTGATACAATCAAACATGTAGGAATGAGCCAAAATAGCTATCGTCTTCTTTTACCAGGTGCTGATTACATCACACCACCACTAAAAGACACACAAAACCCTTGGACAGTTGACAAGGAGGCTTTGTTTAAAGAATTAAACAGTTTAGCCGAGCTATCACCACAAGCCATTCAACAGCAATTTGAAGGATTTTCTAAAGATACAGCAAATGAATTAGTTTACCGCCTAAAACATGAAGATACAGATAAAGTAGCGACTTGGACTAACTTCTTCAATGAAATGACCAATCAGTTACATCCAACTATTGGATTGATTAAGGAGAAAGAACGCTTTACTCCTATCCCCTATCAAACCTTTGATGAAGAATTATCACAGTTTGATACACTTAGTGACATGCTAGATGCTTTTTATGAAGGCAAAGCCGAGAAAGATCGGGTAAAACAACAAGCTGGTGAACTAATCAAAAAAGTGACAAACGATATTAATAAATTAAAAAAGAAAACCAAAATTCTAGAAAAACAACTTGTGGATGCTGATAATGCAGAGATTTATCGTGTTAAAGGAGAGCTTCTCACGACATTCTTACATGAAGTAAAACGTGGCGCTACAAGTGTTGAGCTACCAAATTACTATGATAATGATGAACCAATTAAAATTAGTTTAAATGAAGCCCTTACACCAAACCAAAATGCACAAAAATATTTCCAACGTTATCAAAAACTGAAAAATGGTGTGGCTGTAGTTAAAGAGCAACTAAATATTACAAAATATGAACTACTCTATTTAGAATCAGTATTAGCCCAATTAGATATCGCATCACCGAGCGATGTGCAACTGATTAGGGAAGAATTAATTGCTGAGAAATACATCAAAGTAAAAAACAAAGATAAGAAAAAACAAAAAAACAAACCATCGAAACCTCTTCAATTTGTTTCTAGTGATGGGGACACCATTTTTGTTGGAAAAAATAATATCCAAAATGACCAACTCACTTTAAAAACCGCTAATAAAAATGATATTTGGTTACATACTAAAGATATCCCTGGTTCTCATGTCATTATTAAAAATAGTAATCCTAGTGATCAAACGCTTTTAGAAGCTGCCTTGCTTGCAGCGTATTATTCAACATACCGTTTATCAGCATCAGTCCCTGTTGATTATGTTGCAGTGAAACACGTTAAAAAACCAAATGGTGCCAAACCTGGCTTTGTCATTTATGAGAATCAAAAAACATTGTTTGTCACGCCCGAACTAAGTGAAATTAAAAAGATAAAGGAGTGTTGA